The Myxocyprinus asiaticus isolate MX2 ecotype Aquarium Trade chromosome 31, UBuf_Myxa_2, whole genome shotgun sequence genome has a segment encoding these proteins:
- the LOC127422618 gene encoding protein FAM131A-like isoform X2, with product MLPKSRRALTIQEIAALARSSLHGISQVVKDHVTKPTAMAQGRVAHLIEWKGWCKPPDTPSALESHLTSYSHLSEGEQEARFAAGVAEQFAIAEAKLRAWSSVDGDESNDDSYDEDFLPANEPVTQSTDLSSYPHYLRDLLHTQVCQAHLRSRGLCEAESGVGADLSPLVGSPGSPSDTLCSSMCSLDEKHPLLRDLGHHTDAPAADLTAKILGVLQGGEELLLARLQRVMHRRGHTPCCLATYSETFEDDDTPCKDCGGGVCLPPEYSVHRKVSDVVSSGVVSLDEEEVDVDVEEVEREEQ from the exons ATGTTACCAAAATCCAGACGAGCTCTCACCATTCAAGAGATCGCAGCGCTGGCTAGATCTTCACTTCACG gtatCTCCCAGGTGGTCAAAGATCATGTGACGAAGCCCACGGCGATGGCGCAGGGGCGTGTGGCCCACCTGATCGAATGGAAGGGCTGGTGTAAACCCCCCGACACCCCCAGCGCCCTGGAGTCCCACCTCACGTCTTACTCGCATCTTTCAGAGGGCGAGCAGGAGGCACGTTTCGCTGCAG gagtGGCAGAGCAGTTTGCAATCGCTGAGGCAAAACTACGTGCCTGGTCCTCAGTGGATGGTGACGAATCTAATGACGATTCTTACGATGAAGATTTTCTACCTGCAAATGAGCCCGTCACACAGAGCACAG ATCTGTCCTCGTACCCTCACTACCTGCGGGACCTCTTACACACTCAGGTGTGCCAAGCTCACTTGCGGAGTCGAGGTCTGTGTGAGGCTGAAAGCGGTGTTGGAGCTGACCTTTCACCTCTTGTGGGGTCGCCAGGGTCGCCGTCGGACACACTCTGTTCCAGCATGTGCAGCTTAGATGAGAAACACCCGTTGTTACGGGACCTCGGTCACCACACGGATGCTCCCGCGGCTGACCTCACCGCTAAGATTCTTGGAGTTCTTCAGGGAGGTGAGGAGCTACTCTTGGCCCGCCTCCAGAGGGTGATGCACAGACGAGGCCACACCCCCTGTTGTTTGGCAACATACTCTGAGACATTCGAAGACGATGATACACCTTGTAAGGACTGTGGAGGTGGAGTCTGCCTTCCGCCGGAATATTCCGTGCATAGAAAGGTGTCGGACGTTGTCTCGTCTGGAGTAGTCTCGCTCGATGAGGAAGAAGTGGATGTAGATGTAGAGGAAGTGGAGAGAGAAGAACAGTGA
- the LOC127422618 gene encoding protein FAM131A-like isoform X1 codes for MEKLLFLCGASGEPATAVNVDENNDMLPKSRRALTIQEIAALARSSLHGISQVVKDHVTKPTAMAQGRVAHLIEWKGWCKPPDTPSALESHLTSYSHLSEGEQEARFAAGVAEQFAIAEAKLRAWSSVDGDESNDDSYDEDFLPANEPVTQSTDLSSYPHYLRDLLHTQVCQAHLRSRGLCEAESGVGADLSPLVGSPGSPSDTLCSSMCSLDEKHPLLRDLGHHTDAPAADLTAKILGVLQGGEELLLARLQRVMHRRGHTPCCLATYSETFEDDDTPCKDCGGGVCLPPEYSVHRKVSDVVSSGVVSLDEEEVDVDVEEVEREEQ; via the exons ATGGAGAAGCTCCTGTTCCTGTGCGGCGCGAGCGGCGAGCCGGCGACCGCG GTAAATGTTGACGAAAACAACGACATGTTACCAAAATCCAGACGAGCTCTCACCATTCAAGAGATCGCAGCGCTGGCTAGATCTTCACTTCACG gtatCTCCCAGGTGGTCAAAGATCATGTGACGAAGCCCACGGCGATGGCGCAGGGGCGTGTGGCCCACCTGATCGAATGGAAGGGCTGGTGTAAACCCCCCGACACCCCCAGCGCCCTGGAGTCCCACCTCACGTCTTACTCGCATCTTTCAGAGGGCGAGCAGGAGGCACGTTTCGCTGCAG gagtGGCAGAGCAGTTTGCAATCGCTGAGGCAAAACTACGTGCCTGGTCCTCAGTGGATGGTGACGAATCTAATGACGATTCTTACGATGAAGATTTTCTACCTGCAAATGAGCCCGTCACACAGAGCACAG ATCTGTCCTCGTACCCTCACTACCTGCGGGACCTCTTACACACTCAGGTGTGCCAAGCTCACTTGCGGAGTCGAGGTCTGTGTGAGGCTGAAAGCGGTGTTGGAGCTGACCTTTCACCTCTTGTGGGGTCGCCAGGGTCGCCGTCGGACACACTCTGTTCCAGCATGTGCAGCTTAGATGAGAAACACCCGTTGTTACGGGACCTCGGTCACCACACGGATGCTCCCGCGGCTGACCTCACCGCTAAGATTCTTGGAGTTCTTCAGGGAGGTGAGGAGCTACTCTTGGCCCGCCTCCAGAGGGTGATGCACAGACGAGGCCACACCCCCTGTTGTTTGGCAACATACTCTGAGACATTCGAAGACGATGATACACCTTGTAAGGACTGTGGAGGTGGAGTCTGCCTTCCGCCGGAATATTCCGTGCATAGAAAGGTGTCGGACGTTGTCTCGTCTGGAGTAGTCTCGCTCGATGAGGAAGAAGTGGATGTAGATGTAGAGGAAGTGGAGAGAGAAGAACAGTGA